Proteins from a genomic interval of Rubinisphaera italica:
- a CDS encoding B12-binding domain-containing radical SAM protein → MAEIVLTTQNARYWHSAFGLRYLLANLQELQARATLLEFGIKDATNEVLEAILSEQPVIVGIGVYIWNIEQATKLVADLKQVAPELIIVLGGPEVSYEWDDLPIVAQADYLITGEGDIAFRELCRDLLAGRKPLEKVIPAGIPPLAEVQLPYELYTTEDIEHRVLYVEASRGCPFTCEFCLSSLEIPVRQFDIDQFLAQMQNLFDRGARQFKFVDRTFNLNMRFGQSILQFFLDRYEPGLFLHFEMIPDRLPESLREMIMQFPPGVLQFEIGVQTFNPEVGKLISRKQNVDKLEDNFRFLRQQTGVHIHADLIVGLPGETLDSFGAGFDRLVGLNPQEIQVGILKRLRGTPITRHDTEWEMRYSPHPPYEILSNRLLDFATMQRMRRFARYWDLIANSGNFTETCAAIWEQTDSPFTEFLRLTDWLYQQIERTHAIPLPRLAELLFNFLTQVQQLDPQSIAERIWQDYTRGGREDRPQFLRKFDLPLPPQKKKKQSKTPTRQARHVAVQE, encoded by the coding sequence ATGGCAGAAATCGTATTAACAACCCAGAATGCCCGTTATTGGCATAGTGCATTCGGGCTGCGGTATCTGCTGGCGAATTTGCAGGAGTTGCAGGCGCGGGCGACTCTGTTGGAATTCGGGATCAAAGATGCCACCAACGAAGTGCTCGAAGCGATTCTCAGTGAACAGCCTGTGATTGTGGGCATTGGTGTTTACATCTGGAATATCGAGCAGGCCACAAAACTGGTGGCCGATTTGAAACAGGTCGCTCCCGAATTGATCATCGTGCTCGGTGGCCCGGAAGTCAGTTATGAATGGGACGACCTGCCGATCGTTGCCCAGGCCGATTATTTAATCACCGGGGAAGGGGATATTGCGTTCCGGGAATTGTGTCGGGACTTGCTGGCTGGCCGAAAACCGCTGGAAAAAGTGATCCCGGCTGGCATTCCTCCGCTCGCCGAAGTGCAGCTGCCGTATGAACTTTATACGACCGAAGATATTGAACATCGCGTCCTCTATGTCGAAGCCTCCCGCGGTTGTCCGTTTACCTGCGAGTTCTGTTTGTCGTCCCTGGAAATCCCAGTGCGGCAATTCGATATCGATCAGTTTCTGGCACAGATGCAAAATCTGTTTGATCGCGGGGCTCGTCAGTTCAAGTTTGTCGATCGGACGTTCAATCTCAACATGCGGTTCGGACAATCGATCCTGCAGTTCTTTCTCGATCGCTATGAACCCGGCTTGTTTCTGCATTTTGAAATGATCCCGGATCGGCTGCCGGAAAGTTTACGCGAGATGATCATGCAGTTCCCGCCGGGCGTTTTGCAATTTGAAATTGGCGTCCAGACGTTTAATCCTGAAGTGGGCAAGTTGATCAGCCGCAAGCAGAATGTAGACAAGCTGGAAGACAACTTCCGCTTTCTCCGACAACAGACAGGAGTGCACATTCACGCCGATTTAATCGTCGGCCTGCCAGGCGAGACGCTCGATAGTTTTGGAGCAGGTTTCGATCGGCTCGTCGGCCTGAACCCGCAGGAAATTCAGGTCGGGATCTTAAAGCGACTCCGGGGAACACCGATCACCCGGCACGACACCGAATGGGAAATGCGATACAGCCCGCATCCGCCGTATGAAATCCTGAGCAATCGCCTGCTCGATTTTGCCACCATGCAACGCATGCGACGCTTCGCCCGCTACTGGGACCTGATCGCCAACAGCGGCAACTTCACAGAAACCTGCGCTGCTATCTGGGAACAGACCGATTCCCCCTTCACAGAATTCCTGCGGTTGACCGATTGGCTGTATCAACAAATCGAACGTACCCACGCAATTCCACTCCCGCGCCTGGCCGAATTGCTGTTCAACTTTTTAACCCAGGTCCAGCAGTTGGATCCCCAATCGATCGCCGAACGCATCTGGCAAGACTACACCCGCGGCGGCCGCGAAGACCGCCCACAGTTTCTGAGAAAATTTGACTTGCCGTTGCCTCCACAGAAGAAGAAAAAACAATCAAAAACCCCCACACGTCAGGCCCGGCATGTAGCCGTGCAGGAGTGA
- a CDS encoding barstar family protein: MKRNLVVIDGRRLEDWDSFHGVFANAFGFPDFYGCNMNAWIDCMSSLSDPEEGMSTIHCEKGQVVTIQVEHASELKANHPVQYEALIEGAAFVNWRLIEQGEPPVLALSFNT; encoded by the coding sequence ATGAAACGGAATTTGGTAGTCATAGACGGTAGAAGATTGGAAGATTGGGACTCATTCCATGGGGTGTTTGCCAATGCTTTCGGTTTCCCGGATTTCTATGGCTGTAACATGAATGCATGGATTGATTGCATGTCGTCGCTTTCTGATCCAGAAGAGGGGATGAGCACGATTCATTGCGAAAAGGGTCAAGTGGTTACGATTCAGGTTGAGCATGCCTCCGAACTTAAAGCCAATCACCCTGTACAGTACGAGGCATTGATCGAAGGTGCTGCTTTTGTTAATTGGCGTCTAATCGAACAAGGCGAACCACCGGTACTTGCTTTGTCCTTCAATACCTGA
- a CDS encoding A24 family peptidase, which translates to MDFLTILATIVFTIFAFGYGACFGSFLNVVVWRLPRHMPILLARSHCPKCKQDIKSTDNIPIFGWLRLRGKCRNCHLPISPRYPLVETGVALLFAVLFLLIVVAHGLTLPASNLTDHRGNWLSEFPGCPLLYVYLHQITLGYFLLSLALIDEDHQKSPWTWTLFGLMLHGFWMLIEPSVGQLDFLAATQEPLQQSHGSLSQAGLLSFLGLTFASLFSLIFRWLKVPHQFTNCTQSMILLGVFLGPVVLCWSTMIMSVSMLVQWNTKRLLPNNNKTTSGAALQLFLAWLLILCTWRWWPMIDWGAM; encoded by the coding sequence ATGGACTTCTTAACCATTCTCGCCACCATTGTCTTCACGATCTTCGCATTCGGATACGGAGCCTGTTTTGGCAGTTTTCTAAATGTAGTCGTCTGGCGCCTGCCGCGTCACATGCCGATTCTGCTCGCTCGCAGTCATTGTCCTAAGTGCAAACAGGACATCAAAAGCACCGACAACATCCCCATCTTCGGCTGGTTGCGACTGCGGGGAAAATGCCGGAATTGTCATTTGCCCATTTCCCCACGCTATCCGCTCGTTGAAACCGGTGTCGCACTCCTCTTTGCTGTCCTTTTTCTGCTGATCGTCGTCGCTCATGGCTTAACATTGCCAGCCAGCAATCTCACCGATCATCGCGGCAACTGGCTTTCCGAATTTCCGGGATGCCCGCTGCTCTACGTCTATCTCCACCAAATCACCCTCGGCTACTTCCTGCTCTCGCTTGCTCTGATCGACGAAGACCATCAAAAATCTCCCTGGACCTGGACACTCTTCGGCCTCATGCTGCACGGCTTCTGGATGCTGATCGAACCCTCCGTCGGCCAACTCGATTTCCTCGCCGCCACTCAGGAACCGCTCCAGCAATCTCATGGCTCACTCTCTCAAGCCGGCCTCCTCAGCTTTCTCGGCCTGACCTTCGCCAGCCTCTTCTCTCTGATCTTCCGCTGGCTCAAAGTCCCTCACCAATTCACAAATTGCACCCAGTCAATGATCTTACTCGGAGTCTTCCTCGGCCCCGTCGTCCTCTGCTGGTCCACCATGATCATGAGCGTCTCGATGCTTGTCCAATGGAACACAAAACGATTGCTCCCCAACAATAACAAAACTACTTCCGGAGCCGCCCTGCAACTCTTCCTCGCCTGGCTCCTGATCCTCTGCACCTGGAGATGGTGGCCGATGATTGATTGGGGGGCAATGTAG